In Actinomycetota bacterium, the sequence ATGCCGAACTCCTCTCCGATCTCCTGCAGCCCCTCGGCGAACGGCTCGGCCACGAGCAGGATCATGGTCGCCGAGAACAGGAACAGGAGGAGCGTGGTGATCCGCCGGGGCACCCTGGGCAGGGCCCCCAGCGCGGCCGCAGCTCCGATCAGCTCCGGCTCCTCCACCTCTTCCTTGGCGGCGCGGATGATGTAGAAGACGAACAGTGTGCCCAGCACGCCCAGGTCGAGGATGGACAGCTGTCCCCGCAGGGGGATCGTGAACGCCCACAGCGTGGCTACGAGCAGGAACCCCACATCGGTCCGCTGTTCGGCCCGGAGGTCGACACGCGGCCGCCCCGTCTTCCACGCATAGATCAGCACCACCGCCGACCAGCCGAGCCCGATCAAGAGCCGGTTGGCCCCAGTCATGTTCGCCACGGCCAGGTGCCGGGCTTCCTCGTCGCCCTGTCCCGCCCGGTACGCCAGGAACAGGTCGACGGCGTACTCGGGAAGGACGGCGATCAGCGCCAGCACCGCGATGGCCAGCGTCTGGGAGATGTCGAGCTGGGCGACCTCGGCGGCCCACGACAGGATGAACGCGGCACCGAAGATGGCCACCCCGAACAGCGTCGTCTCCAGGACCACCGGGACATGCAGCAGGTCGAACCGGACCGCTAGGCCGGGGAGCGGAGAGGCCAGGGCCAGTATCAGCGAGGGTCGGAGGAGCGACTCGCGCCGCACGGGGACGAAGCATACCGGACCCCCGGCTTCGCTCGGGCGGTCCGTGGCACCATGGCCCGGTGGACGCCAAGGGGTTCCTCCAC encodes:
- a CDS encoding sodium:calcium antiporter codes for the protein MRRESLLRPSLILALASPLPGLAVRFDLLHVPVVLETTLFGVAIFGAAFILSWAAEVAQLDISQTLAIAVLALIAVLPEYAVDLFLAYRAGQGDEEARHLAVANMTGANRLLIGLGWSAVVLIYAWKTGRPRVDLRAEQRTDVGFLLVATLWAFTIPLRGQLSILDLGVLGTLFVFYIIRAAKEEVEEPELIGAAAALGALPRVPRRITTLLLFLFSATMILLVAEPFAEGLQEIGEEFG